The sequence aaccctctgtcaggtgtgctttaaggtggattcctgcattgagcagggggttggattcgatggccttagaggccccttccaactctactattctatgagtctatgattctatgcccagctagcatggccagtggccatggggtgatggaagttggagtccagcacATTCAGGGAGCACCAGATTACGCCAGTCTGGAAGCTCCTGGGATTCTGAGCTCCCATCCCCCCGTCAGtcgtacagcaccacgtacattgatggtgctatataaataataataataataatagtaataataataataataatagtaataataatagtagtaatacaGCTTCCTTGCTTGGCTGCCCCCCTCCTCTCCGAAGCACTGACCTCATCGAAGAGCCGGAGGCTGTAGGTGTTGTCGTCGTCGGCGAAGTACACCGTCCCCTTGTCGCCGAGCTGCCGGTTCTgccgcagccactgcagggccaGGTTGCGCTGCTCCACCCCCCGGGGCTTCAGCCAGTTGGGGTCGCTCTCCTTCCGCTTGTGCTCCTTGGGGGTCTCGACGTGGAGGTGCGTGAAGCGCAGGTGGCTCTGGGCCAGCAGCTCCGAGACCAGCTGGGTCTTCGCCGGCGAGTCCTCGACCACGATCCAGTGCAGGTTCTTCACGTGCAGGAGGGTCTGTGACAGGCGCACCAGCTCGGCCTTCTGGACTAGCCTgcggaggaggagaggagagacgATGAGGCTGACCGGAAGGGAGCCACCGGGGAAGCCAGCTGCCCTAGGCAGAACTCAACGCTTGGCCCCATCGAGGCCGGACTCGCCTACCTCATGGGTCCCCAACCTTTCCGGATCTGTGGGCACAGttgggaatgtgagaaactgcGGTGGGaaacaccacaaaatggctctaatggaggaggatgtggctagtcccaTAAGGGCCGCTGTGGGGGCTGGTTAGTCAAAAGAGGTTGGAAGGAGAGAAACAGCGAGGCGCGAGGCTGGGTGAGGAAGAGCACTGCAAAGGGGTAGACAGGAATgagaaagagtgaggctagaggctgggagccCAGGGGAACAGCCCaatcaaggggagagaaagagcaaggcgaAGGATGGGAACAGGGAGAGAAGTAGCAAGGAAAAGGGACTGGGTGGAGAGAAACAGTCAGGCTCTTGTGGAATCGCCAGAAAGCTGCATCTTCATAAATAGGCATTTTACGGGTATTTCATTGCTATGGATCTGTACAAATCCATGTGTGCACATTTCAGAAACAGGGATTTTTGCCTTATGAAACAACCACTGCGACTTCCCTCCAAGGATCTGGCGACTTACCTCGCATAGGTGGGCGTGATGGCGTAGATGACGGGCAGTCCCTGCTCCACTGGCTCCGGTACTTTCTCTCGCCCCTGCAGCCGCTTCAGCTCATTCTGCAGCTGGGAGAGCTTCCTCTCCTTGGCGTGGATGAGGTCGCTGGCCGACTTCAGGTGCAGGGTGCAGTCACAGGGCTGTCCTGAGGCCAGAGGAAAGAGCATCAGCAGAGAGCTGCTGCGAAAATATTCGCCTATGCCTgctttttcccacccacccacagaggtttttgggactacaactcccatcatccctgactttctggctggggctgatgcgagctgcagtccaacacatctggagagatcCAGGTTAGGGAAAATAGAGCTATATAATGCACTACAATACCAGAACAACATAAGGGAGAAGGAAAATGTCGCCTGTCCCCAAGGAACTTACATGTGAAATTTAGAAAGAAGGAGAGTGAGCCTAACAAGGAACTAGGGTGACCAGGGGGAAAacaaggcaaggctcctgcacctttaatagctcTACATACTACTAAAAGTGCAGAAGTCCCCTCTTCTTTTTCCCCTGGCTCCCTTAGAATGAACATGAGCAAATGTATTTACAGATTCTTGTAGCttaaatgatgcactggttttaaacgtttgaattagttttatgtatttcatggtatttttatttgcgttgtaccctgcctcgatccagagggagaggcaggtaacaaataaatatattattattattaaacctatacatgtttacttgtcAGTTAATCCCACTGTGGATTACTCCCTAGTACATATGTCTAGGCCTGCTGggtcagggtgcaatcctatgtatgtttagaaagaaagaagtcctaaATTTccaattgtaagactttttttcctgtctaaacatccatagggttGCGGCCTTATGCTTGGATTTAGCTTGGGATGAGGGACAAGACTCCAACTCTTGGGATGAGGGATGAGACCCCAAATTCACGAAGAAGAAATTATGACAGTTAAACAGAACTTCCCCATTCAGATGCAGTATACTTGTTGGCcttttgggccccttccaactctactattctattattctatgcccAGGGACAAACAACAGGGGAAAGCCATCAGAGTCTTGTTCTCACTGTGAGCTTCCAGAACAACTGGCTGACCACTCTTGGAAACAGAACACTAGGCAGGTCAgacttcggtctgatccagcagtgcatTTTTCACATTCTTTGTACTCTGATACTaatatcctcttcctcctctcagaAACAGGAGAAACACCACCTCCCCTTTGCCACTCACCCAGCTGCAGCAGTGCATACATCAGGCCAATCACTGACACCAGGAAATAGATCACGAAAACATTTTTCAATTTCACCTTCATGGCAGGGCCTGCAAAGAAGAGGGGCAAAGACAGCTAGTCACTTGAAAGTTTCCAAATAAGactattactgttttactctgtacagcaccatgtacattgatggtgctatataaataaataaataataataataataataacatccaaTGATGCGAGATAGAAACTTTTACACTACTATCCAgtaaaaatgcattgtttcataaCATTAATTAGAAACACTGTTGAATAAACACAATACAAGCCAAATTAGCCAATTGACACAAGACTAGTTAAATCAAAAATCAAAGCTGTAGTTAGCTTTTATTCAGTGACTCTATTGAGCAGCAACTGCAGCAAGCTACAATTAGTATGTTTCCAATTCTTAGTGCCTTCATTTTTGTTCTAAAATCTAAACATAATGGAAGTGTATGCTATTAAATTGTCGTGTCTTAAAATATTTAACCCTACTGAGTGCACTTCAATTAATTTTTCATTCTAAATCAAATTggaattattggggggggggaaaaccttTTCAAAAATGTTATTCAGTACATACAATTCTCATGATATAGCgcaataaacatgctaaatcagACTTCCATTGATTTAGAGTAGTGGAAAACTTCCTAGAAAAAAATCCGGAAAAATTCACACTACCGGGTAGAAGtcaacttagggtgcaattctatgcatgtttagacagaaaaaaagtcctacaactcctacatgctggctggggaatgcaggaaGCTTTAGgaggttttctgtctaaacatgcataggattgcacccttagacaaTCAAAAGTACAACTTCAAGCCCCAAATGGGTCTCCCTCTACTACAGTCTATACACTGCATTCCCACAAGCCTCAACCATCTTAACCAAAAATCAAGGATTacaggagttatagtccaaaacatctgtagagtgGACCATATTGCCTAAAGCTGGATGTAAGAGCATTCTTCCCCAAACAGGCACCCTCCAGAGGCGTTGAACTGCAGGTCTGgtaattcccagccagcgtggcgaTTTGCaagctgcagcccaacacatctggagagcagcaagtTAGAGAAGACTGGTGTAGAGGTTGTCTCTGAACACATTTAAAGTgctttcccatctctctctctctctaacatacACATCTAGGATATACTGGCTCGCAGAGTGAGAGCAGTCACAAGCCCCAGCACTTCTTATTTTAATCCCCAAATCCTTATTAGGGCAAGACCTATTAGGCCAACCCAAAGTTCACAAAATAgcatgcaagctttcaagttctccaaaaACCGGCTGGCTTAATAAAGCCCTAGGACAGGGATGTGCAGAAAATACATCTCCAGATgcttcaactcctagcattcctgaccattcgccATCCaggaaggggcttctgggagttgaagccccaaacatctggagatctatcttctgcccagcCCCCTGTGCCCATGGATACATCTAGCCTAAccttccctccagatattttggactacaatttctaaCAGTCCTAGACAACATGGCCAAATTGTCAGGGGTCATAACATCTGGagcccaaaaacatctggagggcaccagcttgaggaaAGCTGACCCAGCCTGAAGAAGTGTTCTAGAGAACTTGGAAGCTTGTTCACTGTTTGGGGACCTTTGATTTGGCCCTATAAAAGCATTGCCCAAATATGGATtttagatttccccccttctttaatGGCCAACACAGCTTacgtttgcttttattttaagaaaCTGTGTCCCTTTCTCCTCAACGCCCCCGGGGCCTCTTCTTAATGCTAGACAAGTTTCAAGCACTGCAACATCACCGAGGTTTTTGGCAGCCCTCTTGCCCTGTCTGGGCGACGGCGGCTCCACCTCGGGCCCCCACCCCGCTCCACGGATTCAGCCCCCGACGCCGGCCATGGGAAGGACGGCGGGGAGACGGTGTGACACCGTTGCCATGGCGACGGAGCAAAGGCCGAGGCTCACCGCGCTCCTGCGATTGCCGAAGGAGCGAGTGCTGGACTGGGTCCTCAGCTCCTCACAGCCCCTCCATCGTATCCGGGGTCCCCACGCTCTcaccttccccccatcccagccaACACACCACTTCCGGTCCGACGCTTCGGTACTCCTTCAGCGGTCCGCTCTCATCTGGTGCCCCCCTGTGCAGCTACTTCCGGTCTTTCCTTGGCCTTCCTCCTTTTATTTACTATTATTAAGATTATGGTGATTACATCTCTTATATCACTTAAATGGTGTTGAAATATTTTCCCCTCGTCAACATCTCATTTTGCTACCATCTGACGTATTTTGAACTATGTATTTTATTATACAGAGCCAGTGTGTAGTGTGTTTAGTGTTgtctgtattgtatttctatgtaaCAAATGCATTTCTATCCCTATCCAGAGGGATAATTTTAATAAATCATATCCTTAGGATATATCAATCATCATGTACCTTCAAATTATAGTCCTGTGCCAGCTGGCCTGTACCAGTTCAGGAAGGTAGCCCACCAAATAAACAAGCAGTTGATAAGACACCGACTCATTTCCAAGCCACAGGTATTACATATGTGCTCCCAAGTATTCCTGTTTAGCAGTAAAGGTTTGTTGTCTTGTACTTGACAAATTATGCCTTGACTTTGTCTTTATAAAAGTGGTATTTATCCACATTTGCACTACCTTCCCATCCTCCACTGTCTCCACAAAAGCTGGTCCAGACGCAGAATCCATTGTGGGATTACATATTcttcagttatttttttaaaagacacactTAGAAGAATATTACAACatcctatttttaatttttgtgaaccgcccagagagctccagctattgggcggtatagaaatgtaataaataaataaaccaatcatGCATTCTCAAGAGAGGATTGACACCTTTTAGTATTCCCCGCCCAAAATCTGGCACTTCAGGCACAGTGCCTCGGATCATATACAGATTATCATTTTGCTAAGTAAAGAAACCTCAGCAAAGTGCTTTTGAGTACATGTACAGTGCCCTCTCCtgacagaaaaaaaacacaagcaAAGTATCCTCTCTATGCACAAGAGTTACTATCTTGTAAGTCTTCGAAACAAATCTATGAAGAGTAACTGAAAAATTATGGCCTGCTGATGCAATCAGGCCTGCTGAAGTTCCCCAAATGGCAACACCCCCTTATCAATGTCATCAGTCAGTCATTAGATCATCGAGTGTTTCTCCAATTTCCTTTCATTTGTTTTCCGCTTCCTCTTTTCCAACAAGTGGTGTGTGTATTTTAGCCTTTTAAAACCTGTTCTGAATACAGGCTACATAAACCGTAGAGGTTTTGGTTATGCACATTCAGGCTTCCCTACTGTGGAAACAAATAAGAAAATACTGCCAAGAAACTGGCCCAAATGCTCCTGCCCCTTCACCCAAAGACAGTACCCAACAGAAGAAAATATCTTACTGTTTTATCAAAGCTTTATAAATATTTTTGAggctgccttccccctccccactttttgcTCTCATCATTTCATGGCCCAAAATTACAATGCATAGACGTAAAACTAAAGAACAATCCATGCCTCCGACAAGATATGACTAGTATCAAGGAAAGGTCAAACAAAAGACTTCAGTTTTTATGggaattttatttgtttgtttttattgtccATCTTTTATCAAAACACTCAGTCAGTGGAAAGCTTTACCTGCAGATGAAACCACAAATCAGGAAGGGGtagaaaagtatgtgtgtgtgctaagAAGgaaattttactttttttgttttttgtttttagttaaAAGCCTTGCTCTGGGCTTTTTGCCTGTGAACACACAAgggagaaccagccagaaccaggATTGTTAatccacatacacacaaagaagACGTCCAAAGAAAGCCACGCAGCCTAGACAGAGGGCAAGAGGAGTGCTGATAGCCAGAAGCAGAGAGTGGGAAATGGGAGGTGCAGTAGCAAAGAGTAAAAAATGCCATCCAGTTCCCCCTCTAGGAAGTGGCCCCCTCTTCTCTCTTTCCAGCAGTGGAGATGCCTCTTTCCTTAGCAGCTTGAAACACCTCCCCCCTCTGACCCCATGcttactttttctctctttttaggTCCCCTTGCAGGACAAAAACTATCAAATTCTACTAACTCCTCTTTTCCCTTTTCACATGATCTGTCTTGTCGACTTTCCCTGcctcccctcaaaaaaaaaaagacataaatAGAAGTGACAGTGATTCACTGACACCTAGATTCCACCTCCGTCCAATATCCCCCCCCTCATCCACAGTAGTAAGGTTTTGAGGAGGAAGggtaaaagaaaaccaagaaccTTTTGGGACTTGCAAGGGGTGGGTTAAGAGATGTCATGATCCTAAGCTGGACCCTTTGCCACTTGCTTATGGTGAGAGGCTGCACGGGGAAAGAGGAATTCTCTATACATTCACCTGTTGGCAAGGAAAGGAAGTTAAAAGGCAGCCCTTGCCaaagtattttttgttttgttttagttggtCCAGACACTGGCTTGGAATTCGGGCCAGAAATAATTGTTGGTTGGGAGAGATGAAGAGGAAAACAGAGATAGGTGACTGGGGGAATAAAAGGAGAGTGGATTAACTACCCCTGCCTATTCTGGAAAGGTCCAGCCCCTCAAAATGTCACCCCCAATGTTGCATCTTCAGGAGAGGGGGGGATGGATGAGAAGGGGGTACCTTTCTTAGCTAGCCCGCGGCAGAGGGAAATTGAGTCACAGCCAACTCCAGTCTTCATTCTACAGCAAATATTGCTAAAAGTTAATCTATGGGACCACTTGAAAAGATCAAAGTTCAAGACAGAGTTGAAAGGGGGGAGAGAGCTCTGGCCACCCGCTCCCCAGACATGCCTTGTGGTATGGGATCATGGACCTGAGACACTGCGGGTCGGGGAGCTACCAAGCCTGCCCTGCCCATGCGCCAGTGAAAGGAGGGGTGGCCTGGAGCTCCCCAACACTGCGCAGGTGTCTCCCCTGTCCTTCACCCTACagaccctgtccccctcccctgcctcgtGGCATTATCGCAAGGAAATGCTCCAGTCTGCCCCAACGTTGACAGCGGGTTTGCGGATGGTTAAGACGGATGTTTCAGCCTCGTGCGTGAAATCCAGGCGAGTCTCAGCGGCACCTATGGAGGGCAGGGGGTACAggtgcggagggggggggagagagagagagagagagagaatgggcccAGCTGAAAGGAAAGCGCTCAGACTTCCCCAGGACCATCAAGTGTTAAGTGATTTCCCGGCTTGTGTGTGGTCTTCTCCCTTCCCAAAACAGAcgtgccggggattgaacttgcGACCTCCTGTGTGCCACCACTCACCATCCTGTTTGAGGAATACTGCTGCTGGCTTCCCAGCTCCTAGGATCACCACCCGTTCAATCCAGGCCGGTGTTTCAAAGCTGCCCTTCGAGTCCACGGAGCTGGAAGATGGGGAGGAAATGAAGAGGTGGGGAAAGGTTAGAGGACAGGGAAGGGATAATGTGGTCGTGACATGGCATGGGGGAAAGACTGTGCCTGCAGGACAGAGTGTCACTCAGCTGATCGCCTGTCATGAGCAGGACTTTCTCTCTAGGCGACCAggctcagaaaaaaaaatccaaaaatggGTGGTTTACTTACAAAGGTTACTTGTAGGTGGATAGGATACTAAAATCTTGTCACTTGATTCAAAGAAGCCTTAGCTGGTTATTTCTATAAGTTTAATCGACTAATCAGCTTCTCAAGTACATCCACATGTATTAGCACAGGAATATCACTTAAGTGTCTATGGAGGTGAGAAGAACTCTGTTTGGGGATGCTACGCCCATGTGTCACACTGAAGCCACCGTCTCAATAGATGCTTTACTGTGTGCCAGAGGAACCGCTTCTCTAAGGCTCCCACCACCGACGGGTTTGTACTTCAGCCCTACTTTGCTGATGATGTTGATTAATTTTATCCATTAGTGATCAGGAAGCCCAGCTAGACACCTGCACGTCCTTCTTTCCTAGTTAAAAGCCCAGCTGAGGACGCAGGTACCCAGGATGCAAGAgcaaggggtggggagtggaataTTTCTTCCGATTTTGGGGGGTCCTGGCAAGAACGGACAACAGATTCACACAATCATTCTGGCATGTGAAAATGGAGCTTTGCTTGAGGGGAGCATGGAAGGTGTCCTCTCTGCTTTTCAAGCTGTGGGCACAGAACACTGTTGAGTGACCACAGCCTTGTTCTTAAGGTGACCAAACCAGTGTCTAGGCTGCAAGGCTTCAGGCAGGGgtttgcatgtttgaatgctcaTCAGGGCAAAAACCTTCCCCTGCAGGTAGAAGCCAAGCATGTCAGGGCTAGGCAAGTAGAGCTCTCCCTGACAGGGTAGCTTTCTGTGTGCGGGGGTGTATCGCTGGTAGAGGGATTTCACCCTGCAATTCCCCCACCTGCCATCAAAAGCAGGGCAGCTCTGTCCCAAGATGGCTACCCTCAGTAAGAACTAGCGAAGACCTGACAGGCTTAGAGAGGAGGGAGGCTAAATACCTGGCTGTCAGCGTGTTGCCGGAGAAATTGAAGCGGCGATGCAGGTATTGTCCCTTCGTTTCGAAGTTATACGTGTGTCCGTCGTCAACAAAAAGATCTCCTTGAGCTGTGCCCTGTGTGAGAGAGAAGCACGGAGCCCCTGTCAGCAGCCAGGCTGGACACACCAGCTGGGCCCTGCCCTGAGAAGGaggttccccctcctccctcccacgcCGGAATGGAGGCCTTTAAAAAGCCTAAAGtacagggggggggaggcacatttgggcagtgctgctgctgggcagaagctgtcccctccccaaccctgtACCCCCACCGCATTTAGactttaaatttatttaggcCTTTGACAGGCATCATTACAGTGGGGAGGGGCATTTTCAAGGGGGTCCGGCTGG comes from Elgaria multicarinata webbii isolate HBS135686 ecotype San Diego chromosome 21, rElgMul1.1.pri, whole genome shotgun sequence and encodes:
- the B3GAT3 gene encoding galactosylgalactosylxylosylprotein 3-beta-glucuronosyltransferase 3, encoding MKVKLKNVFVIYFLVSVIGLMYALLQLGQPCDCTLHLKSASDLIHAKERKLSQLQNELKRLQGREKVPEPVEQGLPVIYAITPTYARLVQKAELVRLSQTLLHVKNLHWIVVEDSPAKTQLVSELLAQSHLRFTHLHVETPKEHKRKESDPNWLKPRGVEQRNLALQWLRQNRQLGDKGTVYFADDDNTYSLRLFDEIRSTKRVSVWPVGLVGGLRFERPLVENGRVVGFYTAWKPNRPFPMDMAGFAVTLQLLLANREARFDLLAERGYLESSLLQSLVSIEELEPKADNCTKVLVWHTRAEKPKMKQEELLQKQGLGSDPNIEV